Proteins from a single region of Polycladomyces zharkentensis:
- a CDS encoding proline-rich domain-containing protein: MQSFGSVLKKHSLMVWLSYLVGFMLTSIASVVLLGLLMLIFGVAAVTGWGSEIKYMLEHLNSVQAIIVGLTAIVLYFLFYLAIISFFVGGYYGPAVQAVFEDRVTIGSFFRYGYRFAFRFAGKYVIILILSLLLMLPSVLFMAAGQSDWVKGIGVIWYLLVYVFLTIWMGHSHVIMIAENEKVFRSIKLAWLASWRKWGQSLLTFLMILAWFAAPFALLLPLIPLSENNLALKVIMGILVVLTVLYYIYLIAVIPLLIVWRYKMKIRPAIIPTPPPGPSGDSSPMGHHGGPYGTGPSPYGPRPGTTDRGTPGGPYPAQNQPYQPQTGYQPSFPYHPHSPTHSNPNHPPRY, translated from the coding sequence ATGCAGTCATTCGGATCAGTCCTCAAAAAACACTCATTGATGGTATGGTTGAGCTATTTGGTCGGTTTCATGTTAACTTCCATTGCTTCCGTTGTTCTCCTTGGGTTGCTCATGTTGATCTTCGGCGTCGCGGCGGTGACGGGCTGGGGATCAGAAATCAAGTACATGTTGGAGCATTTGAATTCAGTTCAGGCCATAATTGTGGGGCTGACGGCAATTGTACTGTATTTTCTTTTCTATTTGGCCATTATTTCATTTTTTGTTGGAGGGTATTACGGTCCTGCCGTACAAGCCGTCTTTGAAGATCGCGTGACGATCGGTTCATTCTTCCGATATGGATACCGATTTGCCTTTCGTTTCGCCGGGAAATATGTCATCATCCTGATTCTCAGCTTGTTGTTGATGTTGCCCTCTGTTCTTTTCATGGCAGCGGGTCAGTCCGATTGGGTGAAAGGCATCGGCGTTATCTGGTATCTCCTTGTCTATGTGTTCCTCACCATTTGGATGGGCCATTCTCATGTGATCATGATCGCCGAAAATGAAAAAGTGTTTCGTTCCATCAAACTTGCGTGGTTGGCAAGTTGGCGGAAATGGGGGCAGTCACTGCTGACGTTTCTCATGATACTGGCATGGTTCGCCGCTCCGTTTGCACTCTTGCTTCCCTTGATCCCGCTGTCAGAGAACAACCTGGCTCTGAAGGTGATCATGGGGATTTTGGTTGTTCTCACCGTGCTTTACTACATTTACTTGATCGCAGTGATTCCCTTGTTGATCGTCTGGCGATACAAGATGAAAATCCGGCCGGCCATCATTCCGACACCGCCTCCCGGTCCTTCCGGTGACAGTTCACCTATGGGGCATCATGGCGGACCCTATGGGACAGGACCGTCACCATATGGTCCCCGACCCGGAACAACTGACCGGGGAACCCCAGGTGGGCCGTATCCTGCGCAAAACCAGCCCTATCAACCGCAAACCGGATATCAGCCGTCGTTTCCTTATCACCCTCATTCGCCGACCCATTCAAATCCGAATCACCCACCTCGTTATTGA
- the uvrC gene encoding excinuclease ABC subunit UvrC has product MRQTIKEKLPLLPDQPGCYLMKNEAGDIIYVGKAKSLKNRVRSYFTGSHDAKTQRLVSEIADFEYIVTGSPIEALILECNLIKKHRPRYNVMLKDDKSYPYIRLTKERHPRLEVTRRVRKDGSKYFGPYPNAGAAQQTKKLLDKLYPLRKCKTLPKRVCLYYHLGQCLAPCEYPVDRQRYEEMTAQIVRFLNGGYQEVQRDLRRKMEEAAESLDFERAKEYRDLIRHIETIMEKQTITFHDNVDRDVFGYAHDKGWMCIQVFFVRQGKLIERDVSVFPHYNDPVEDFLSFVTQFYHDNPALPREIFLPFEVNPEWLREWLEGVHIHVPQRGLKRKLVEMAQENARIALEERFRLMERDEERTQRAIRQLGEALGIGVPRRIEAFDNSNIQGTDPVSAMVVFLDGKPAKQEYRKFKIRTVDRPDDYETMREVIRRRYTRVLKEDLPLPDLILVDGGRGQMAAARDVLENELGLYIPVGGMVKDDRHRTARLLAGDPPETVDLPRGSQEFYLLQRIQEEVHRFAVAFHRKTRTKTAFRSKLDDIPGVGEKRKQMLFRHFGSIENMKNATVEEYRKAGIGDKLARTIIQALRQHGESEHDAIP; this is encoded by the coding sequence ATGCGTCAAACCATCAAGGAAAAACTGCCGCTCCTACCCGATCAGCCCGGTTGTTATTTGATGAAAAATGAAGCCGGTGACATCATCTATGTCGGCAAGGCCAAAAGCCTGAAAAACCGGGTGCGGTCGTATTTCACCGGCAGTCATGATGCCAAGACCCAACGGTTGGTCTCGGAGATCGCCGACTTTGAATACATCGTGACGGGGAGTCCGATCGAGGCGCTGATCTTGGAATGCAACCTCATCAAAAAACATCGTCCCCGTTACAACGTCATGCTCAAAGACGACAAATCCTATCCGTATATCCGGTTGACGAAGGAACGACATCCCCGTTTGGAAGTCACACGCCGGGTGCGGAAAGACGGGTCCAAATATTTCGGCCCGTATCCGAACGCGGGAGCGGCACAGCAGACGAAAAAGCTGCTGGATAAGTTGTATCCGCTCAGAAAATGCAAAACGCTGCCCAAGCGTGTCTGTCTGTATTACCATCTGGGGCAATGTCTGGCGCCTTGTGAATACCCTGTCGACCGTCAGCGGTATGAGGAGATGACGGCACAGATTGTCCGCTTCTTAAACGGTGGATACCAAGAGGTACAGCGTGATCTGCGGCGCAAAATGGAAGAGGCGGCTGAATCACTGGATTTCGAGCGGGCCAAGGAGTACCGGGATCTGATCCGTCATATCGAGACGATCATGGAGAAACAGACGATTACGTTCCACGACAACGTGGATCGGGATGTGTTCGGATACGCCCATGACAAAGGGTGGATGTGCATACAGGTGTTTTTTGTCCGACAAGGCAAACTGATCGAACGGGATGTATCCGTTTTCCCGCATTACAACGACCCGGTAGAGGATTTTCTCTCGTTTGTCACGCAGTTTTACCACGACAATCCGGCACTTCCCAGGGAGATTTTCCTGCCGTTCGAGGTCAATCCGGAGTGGTTGCGTGAGTGGCTGGAGGGCGTTCATATCCATGTTCCGCAAAGGGGACTGAAGCGAAAGCTGGTTGAGATGGCACAGGAGAATGCCCGAATCGCCCTGGAAGAGCGGTTCCGACTGATGGAACGGGATGAAGAGCGAACGCAGCGAGCCATCCGACAGTTGGGAGAAGCGCTCGGTATCGGCGTGCCGCGACGGATCGAAGCGTTTGACAACTCCAACATCCAGGGGACCGATCCCGTTTCGGCGATGGTGGTGTTTCTTGACGGCAAACCTGCCAAGCAGGAGTATCGCAAATTCAAGATCCGTACGGTGGACAGACCGGATGACTACGAAACGATGCGTGAGGTGATTCGCCGCCGTTACACGCGCGTGTTGAAAGAAGACTTGCCGTTGCCCGATTTGATCCTCGTCGACGGCGGTCGCGGGCAGATGGCGGCGGCTCGGGACGTGTTGGAAAATGAGCTGGGTTTGTATATCCCCGTCGGCGGCATGGTAAAAGACGATCGGCATCGGACCGCGAGATTGTTGGCGGGCGATCCTCCGGAGACGGTGGATTTGCCCAGAGGCAGCCAGGAATTTTATTTGCTGCAACGAATTCAGGAAGAGGTTCATCGGTTTGCTGTCGCGTTTCACCGGAAAACCCGTACCAAGACAGCATTCCGCTCCAAACTGGACGACATTCCGGGTGTGGGGGAAAAACGGAAACAGATGCTGTTCCGTCATTTCGGTTCGATTGAAAACATGAAAAATGCCACGGTCGAAGAATACCGAAAAGCGGGGATCGGCGACAAACTGGCGCGCACCATCATCCAGGCGTTGCGGCAACACGGGGAATCGGAACATGATGCGATTCCGTGA
- the mobA gene encoding molybdenum cofactor guanylyltransferase: MMRFRDDRGTGVIVLAGGASSRMGTDKAMLPIGGVPVIRHIVEKMSPIGPVMVVTNHPERYHWLGVPMVKDREPGRGPLAGLHAGLSAALSETNLVVACDMPFVSLKTAVWLLSSLGNAFACVPTLGGRPHPLFAVYRKACLPVLARHLREGQLQVRRFLAEVPTRFVSLEEAGLGEEAERCVWNMNRPEDYRQALRMAEADRTSPDKRDNGSSEE, encoded by the coding sequence ATGATGCGATTCCGTGATGACCGAGGTACGGGCGTGATCGTGCTTGCCGGCGGCGCATCCTCCCGCATGGGAACGGACAAAGCGATGCTGCCGATCGGGGGAGTCCCCGTCATCCGTCACATCGTGGAGAAAATGAGTCCCATCGGGCCGGTGATGGTGGTGACGAACCATCCTGAGCGGTATCATTGGCTGGGGGTTCCCATGGTGAAGGATCGTGAACCGGGCCGCGGGCCGCTCGCGGGTTTGCATGCCGGTCTGTCCGCGGCTTTGAGCGAAACCAACCTTGTCGTGGCTTGCGACATGCCGTTCGTCTCGCTGAAGACAGCGGTGTGGTTGTTGTCCAGTCTGGGCAACGCCTTCGCTTGCGTTCCCACGCTGGGCGGACGGCCGCATCCGTTGTTTGCGGTGTATCGAAAAGCATGCTTGCCCGTGTTGGCGCGACATCTTCGCGAGGGACAATTGCAGGTTCGTCGGTTTTTGGCGGAGGTGCCCACCCGTTTTGTTTCCCTGGAAGAAGCGGGTCTGGGTGAGGAGGCCGAACGGTGCGTATGGAACATGAACCGGCCGGAGGATTACCGTCAGGCGTTGCGTATGGCGGAAGCAGACCGCACCTCCCCGGATAAACGGGACAACGGCTCGTCCGAAGAGTAA
- a CDS encoding DUF2935 domain-containing protein — protein MGHGERTRSAWWEHRFWLQVLGDHARFLLDNLSPREKKEVRRAEGFIQRMDALLNQARRPGKTDPAEFSRLACRAASDIRAFKLHLLQRLLIGEIALGFTPTFLNHMVNEVEEYLRILHYLQKNEPPPPLHPIHHHLIWLPDASGHANALDGRLDGVERRLKKKSRAFVRHFDAYYLKALEMAGYLRTGLRDFPALSRFNHEVEMEMRLFQAFLLELEEMELHHTVLDAIPALIPDHMFREECYYLHKLAQETRAEPPACDPGKPRTE, from the coding sequence ATGGGTCATGGAGAACGGACGAGATCAGCCTGGTGGGAACATCGTTTTTGGCTGCAGGTGCTGGGGGATCACGCCCGCTTCCTGTTGGACAACTTGTCCCCACGGGAGAAAAAAGAAGTGCGCCGGGCAGAGGGCTTTATCCAACGGATGGACGCTTTGTTGAACCAGGCTCGCCGTCCGGGGAAAACAGACCCTGCCGAATTCAGCCGCTTGGCTTGTCGGGCCGCTTCGGATATCCGCGCGTTTAAACTGCATTTGCTCCAACGGCTCCTGATCGGCGAAATCGCACTGGGCTTTACCCCCACATTTCTCAATCACATGGTGAATGAAGTGGAGGAATACCTCCGCATTCTCCATTATCTCCAAAAAAACGAACCACCTCCCCCGCTCCACCCGATCCATCACCATCTTATATGGTTGCCGGATGCCTCAGGACACGCAAATGCGTTGGACGGAAGACTGGACGGGGTGGAACGGCGACTGAAGAAAAAAAGCCGGGCCTTTGTCCGACATTTTGACGCCTATTATCTCAAAGCGTTGGAGATGGCCGGCTATTTACGGACAGGTCTTCGCGATTTCCCCGCACTATCCCGGTTCAATCACGAAGTGGAGATGGAGATGCGCCTGTTTCAAGCTTTCTTGCTTGAATTGGAAGAGATGGAACTTCATCATACCGTACTGGATGCCATACCGGCACTGATCCCGGATCACATGTTCCGGGAAGAATGCTACTATCTCCACAAATTGGCCCAAGAAACCCGTGCCGAGCCGCCCGCATGCGATCCCGGAAAACCCCGTACGGAATGA
- a CDS encoding pseudouridine synthase has product MAERKRQRLDKILSNMGYGTRKEIKKLIKAGYVTVNGEWADDPGMHVDPDMDVIEVDGERVIYRRYIYLMMNKPQGVLSATEDRESAVVVDLLHPEHAFFEPFPVGRLDRDTEGLLLLTNDGKLAHRLLSPKKHVPKTYYAEVEGAVTEADAEAFARGVTLDDGYRTLPAELKVLQSGPKSEVELTIYEGKYHQVKRMFRSVGKRVTYLKRIAMGPLPLDPSLEPGAYRELTEEEVAALKGAGSGSQA; this is encoded by the coding sequence ATGGCAGAACGGAAACGCCAACGTTTGGACAAAATCTTGTCCAACATGGGATATGGCACGCGCAAAGAAATCAAGAAACTGATCAAAGCGGGATATGTGACCGTGAACGGCGAATGGGCGGATGACCCCGGCATGCATGTTGATCCGGACATGGATGTCATCGAGGTGGATGGCGAACGTGTCATCTATCGCCGATATATCTATTTGATGATGAACAAACCGCAGGGGGTGCTGTCCGCCACCGAGGATCGGGAAAGTGCGGTGGTGGTGGATTTGTTGCATCCCGAGCACGCCTTCTTTGAGCCGTTTCCGGTCGGCAGGCTGGACAGGGACACGGAGGGCCTGCTGTTGTTGACCAATGACGGCAAACTGGCGCACCGGCTGTTGTCCCCCAAGAAACATGTACCGAAGACGTATTACGCAGAAGTGGAGGGGGCGGTGACTGAAGCGGATGCCGAAGCGTTTGCCCGAGGCGTAACATTGGACGACGGTTACCGCACCCTGCCAGCCGAACTGAAGGTGTTGCAATCGGGGCCGAAATCCGAAGTGGAACTGACCATATATGAAGGCAAATACCATCAGGTGAAACGCATGTTCCGGTCGGTGGGGAAGCGCGTCACCTATTTGAAGCGCATCGCCATGGGACCGTTGCCGTTGGACCCGAGTCTGGAGCCGGGAGCGTACCGCGAGTTGACCGAAGAGGAAGTGGCGGCGCTGAAAGGAGCCGGCTCCGGCTCTCAGGCGTGA
- a CDS encoding aspartate kinase, with protein MGIVVQKFGGTSVGSIERIRNVARRIRDVHAQGHQVVVTVSAMGKQTDELVAMAGQISDDPSPREMDMLLTTGEQISIALLTMALHEMGLPARSFTGWQAGMVTDDVHGKARIKRIDTEKIRQCLDRGEIVVVAGFQGISEDGEITTLGRGGSDTTAVALAAALSADYCEINTDVPGVFTTDPRIVPQARKLDEISFDEMLELANLGAAVLHPRSVECAMKHNVPLVVRSSFTEEPGTWVKESVTMEDTLHVRGIAYDLNVARIKVLGLPNRVETLSRLFCLLADAHINVDMIVQSEHDAEVIDVAFSVGEDEWKQARNVIEQNRETLGYVKVISETGLAKVSAVGAGMVTNPGVAARMFTALTDAGIRIKMVSTSEIKISCAIARERAKDAVRALHTAFGLDVNIQQEVPLTAGV; from the coding sequence ATGGGTATCGTAGTACAAAAATTTGGCGGGACATCTGTAGGCAGTATCGAACGGATTCGCAATGTGGCAAGAAGGATCAGGGATGTACATGCCCAGGGGCACCAGGTGGTCGTCACCGTCTCAGCGATGGGCAAACAAACGGACGAGCTGGTGGCGATGGCGGGACAGATCAGTGACGACCCGTCCCCGCGGGAAATGGACATGTTGCTGACGACGGGAGAGCAGATCTCGATCGCGCTTTTGACCATGGCGTTGCACGAGATGGGGTTGCCCGCACGTTCTTTCACCGGATGGCAGGCGGGCATGGTGACGGATGACGTACATGGCAAAGCGCGTATCAAGCGGATCGATACGGAGAAGATACGTCAATGTCTGGATCGCGGTGAAATCGTCGTCGTTGCCGGATTTCAGGGGATCAGTGAGGACGGGGAGATCACCACGCTGGGGCGCGGAGGATCGGATACGACCGCTGTGGCGTTGGCCGCGGCGTTGTCTGCCGATTATTGCGAGATCAATACGGATGTACCCGGTGTGTTTACGACCGATCCGCGTATTGTCCCGCAAGCGCGGAAATTGGACGAAATCTCGTTCGATGAAATGTTGGAGCTGGCCAATCTGGGAGCGGCGGTTCTCCATCCCCGCTCCGTCGAGTGTGCCATGAAACACAATGTGCCGTTGGTGGTCCGTTCCAGCTTTACCGAGGAGCCGGGAACTTGGGTAAAGGAGAGTGTCACGATGGAAGATACGTTGCATGTGCGCGGCATTGCTTACGATCTCAACGTCGCCCGGATCAAGGTGCTGGGCTTGCCCAACCGGGTGGAGACGTTGTCCCGGTTGTTCTGTCTCTTGGCCGACGCCCATATCAATGTGGATATGATTGTGCAGAGCGAACATGACGCTGAAGTGATCGATGTGGCTTTCAGTGTGGGCGAAGACGAGTGGAAGCAGGCACGGAACGTAATCGAGCAAAACCGCGAGACGCTCGGATACGTCAAAGTGATCTCGGAAACGGGATTGGCCAAAGTTTCCGCCGTGGGTGCAGGCATGGTCACCAACCCGGGTGTGGCGGCACGAATGTTTACGGCTTTGACGGATGCGGGAATCCGGATCAAAATGGTGAGCACATCCGAAATCAAAATCTCTTGCGCGATTGCGCGGGAACGCGCGAAAGATGCGGTTCGTGCATTGCATACCGCATTTGGTTTGGATGTAAATATACAACAAGAGGTACCGTTGACCGCAGGTGTGTGA
- a CDS encoding peptide ABC transporter substrate-binding protein — protein sequence MKKWVATTTAILMVLSMVLLAACGKDGSNAMAEKQVLNVGFISSEPPALDPLKGTDEISSLIMRHVLEGLVRLDEKGNPIPGMATKWDVMDGGKKIIFHLRDAKWSNGDPVTAQDFEYQWKRMLDPKNASEYAYQLFYLKNGEAYNQGKAKAEDVGVKALDPKTLEVTLESPTPYFISLTAFHALFPVNKKVAEKNPKWGTDAKTYVGNGPFLLKTWIHDKKIELVKNPKYWDAKNVKLTQINFPFIGDEQTEYQMYVSGSLDMNRNVPTDLAAKLLQEKKAKVIHQPSLYFYIFNTKKKPFDNAKIRKAFSMAIDREAIVKNVLGQGQTPATGWVPWGIPDFAQNKEWVQTHPSYIQPKANPAEAKKLLQEGMKEAGLSQLPEISIMYNTHEGHKKIAEAIQQMWKKNLGVDVKLTNLEWKVFLDNQTQGNFLVSRLGWIPDYMDPMTFLDLWVTGGGNNHAKYSNPQYDALIKQAKSTADQKVRMEAMHKAEEILARDVPVTPIYNYTQVYQLKDYVKGVKIEADGSFTFTYAYLTEK from the coding sequence ATGAAAAAATGGGTGGCAACAACAACCGCAATCCTCATGGTGCTCAGCATGGTGTTGCTGGCCGCTTGCGGTAAGGACGGCAGCAACGCCATGGCTGAAAAACAGGTACTGAATGTGGGTTTTATTTCAAGTGAACCACCAGCATTGGATCCGTTGAAAGGTACGGATGAAATATCCAGTCTGATTATGCGTCATGTCTTAGAGGGATTGGTTCGTTTGGATGAAAAGGGAAACCCCATTCCCGGTATGGCCACCAAATGGGATGTGATGGACGGTGGCAAAAAGATTATTTTCCACTTGCGTGACGCCAAATGGTCCAACGGCGATCCGGTGACGGCGCAGGATTTCGAATATCAATGGAAACGGATGCTCGATCCGAAAAACGCGTCCGAGTACGCTTACCAGTTGTTCTACCTGAAAAACGGGGAAGCGTACAACCAAGGTAAGGCAAAAGCGGAAGATGTGGGCGTCAAGGCGTTGGATCCCAAAACGTTGGAGGTCACCCTCGAATCTCCGACTCCGTATTTCATTTCGCTTACAGCTTTTCATGCCCTTTTCCCGGTCAATAAGAAGGTGGCCGAAAAGAACCCGAAATGGGGGACGGATGCCAAGACGTATGTCGGCAATGGACCCTTCCTGCTCAAAACATGGATACATGACAAGAAAATTGAATTGGTCAAGAACCCGAAATATTGGGATGCAAAGAACGTCAAGTTGACTCAGATCAACTTCCCGTTCATCGGTGACGAGCAAACGGAATACCAAATGTATGTGTCCGGCTCGCTGGACATGAACCGGAATGTCCCCACCGATTTGGCAGCTAAGTTACTTCAAGAAAAGAAAGCCAAGGTGATCCATCAACCTTCATTGTATTTCTACATCTTCAACACCAAGAAAAAACCGTTTGACAACGCCAAAATCCGGAAGGCCTTCTCCATGGCCATTGACCGGGAAGCGATCGTGAAAAATGTTCTCGGTCAGGGACAAACGCCGGCCACGGGTTGGGTGCCGTGGGGCATTCCTGACTTTGCGCAAAACAAGGAGTGGGTCCAAACCCATCCCTCGTACATTCAGCCCAAAGCCAATCCGGCCGAGGCCAAAAAATTGTTGCAAGAGGGTATGAAAGAAGCGGGGCTCTCGCAGTTGCCGGAGATCTCCATCATGTACAACACCCATGAGGGGCACAAAAAGATCGCGGAAGCCATCCAACAAATGTGGAAGAAAAATCTGGGTGTCGACGTGAAACTGACCAACCTGGAGTGGAAGGTGTTCCTCGATAACCAGACCCAAGGCAACTTCTTGGTGTCCCGTTTGGGCTGGATTCCCGATTATATGGACCCGATGACGTTCCTGGATTTATGGGTGACCGGCGGCGGGAACAACCATGCCAAATACAGCAACCCGCAATACGATGCGTTGATCAAGCAGGCCAAATCGACAGCGGACCAAAAGGTGCGGATGGAAGCGATGCACAAGGCGGAAGAGATTCTCGCCCGTGATGTGCCGGTTACTCCGATTTACAACTACACTCAGGTATATCAGTTGAAGGATTATGTCAAAGGAGTCAAGATTGAAGCTGACGGTTCGTTCACCTTCACTTACGCTTACCTGACGGAAAAATAA
- a CDS encoding ABC transporter permease, whose amino-acid sequence MLRYLGQRFVMMLVSLWLIATFTFMMMLAVPGDPFTGEKKLPPETLKNLRAAYHLDKSYPEQYLYYMKNLVMLDLGPSIKYTTRTVNQIISEGFPASAQLGVQAIILSLILGLTLGVIAALRQNRIPDYTATVIAVLGVSVPSFVMAPILQKYLGLEWELLPIATWEGFEYSIMPTIALAVLPLAMVTRLMRSSMLEVLSQDYIRTARSKGLSPSRVIMRHTLRNAILPVVTIMGPLTAGILTGSFVIEKIFSIPGIGKYFVDSVTNRDYPVIMGITIFYSAFLILMNFLVDMIYSWIDPRIKVGHKEAS is encoded by the coding sequence ATGCTTCGCTATCTGGGACAACGCTTTGTGATGATGTTGGTTTCCCTGTGGCTGATCGCGACGTTTACATTCATGATGATGCTGGCAGTACCGGGCGACCCGTTCACCGGTGAGAAAAAATTGCCGCCGGAAACCCTGAAAAATCTCAGGGCGGCGTACCATTTGGACAAGTCTTACCCGGAGCAGTATCTCTACTATATGAAAAACTTGGTGATGTTGGACCTCGGTCCCTCGATCAAATACACCACCCGCACGGTCAACCAGATTATCAGCGAGGGATTTCCCGCATCCGCCCAGTTGGGAGTGCAAGCGATCATCCTGTCGCTCATCCTCGGTTTGACGTTGGGTGTGATTGCCGCGCTCCGGCAAAACCGCATCCCGGATTATACGGCCACCGTAATCGCCGTATTGGGTGTATCGGTTCCCAGTTTCGTGATGGCGCCGATTTTACAAAAATATTTGGGGCTGGAGTGGGAACTGCTCCCGATCGCAACCTGGGAGGGATTTGAATACAGCATCATGCCGACGATCGCGTTGGCCGTACTGCCGTTGGCGATGGTGACACGGCTGATGCGTTCCAGCATGCTGGAGGTGCTGAGCCAAGACTATATCCGAACCGCCCGGTCCAAAGGATTGTCCCCGAGCCGCGTCATCATGCGCCACACATTGCGCAACGCCATCTTGCCGGTGGTGACCATCATGGGGCCGCTGACCGCGGGCATTTTGACCGGGAGTTTCGTCATCGAGAAGATCTTCTCGATCCCCGGCATCGGGAAATACTTTGTCGACAGCGTGACCAACCGGGATTATCCGGTGATCATGGGGATCACGATCTTTTATTCCGCCTTCCTGATCCTGATGAACTTTCTCGTCGATATGATTTACAGCTGGATTGATCCACGGATCAAAGTCGGACACAAGGAGGCGAGCTGA
- a CDS encoding ABC transporter permease, translating to MAIPAQRFERVPKRSQEAETIKRPSVTYTQDVWRRLKQNKLAMAGLVIIILLAVMSIIGPHLSSYSYYEQDLDGKNMAPSGEHWFGTDDLGRDVFVRTWYGGRISLEIGLAAALIDLCIGVLYGGIAGYRGGKVDEVMMRIVDILWGLPYLLTVVLLLVVLEPGLGTIIIALTATGWLNMARLVRGQVLQLKQQEFVLAARTLGADTKRLLFKHLIPNAMGPIIVMLTFTVPNAIFAEAFLSFLGLGVQAPQASWGTMINDSLVVIFSEDWWRLFFPAFFLSLTMLAFNVFGDGLRDALDPKMRK from the coding sequence ATGGCGATTCCGGCACAACGATTTGAACGGGTACCCAAACGGTCCCAAGAGGCGGAAACGATCAAGCGGCCCAGCGTCACCTATACCCAGGACGTCTGGCGACGGCTGAAGCAGAACAAGCTGGCGATGGCGGGGCTGGTGATCATCATACTGCTGGCGGTCATGTCGATCATTGGTCCGCATTTATCTTCCTATTCGTACTATGAGCAGGATTTGGACGGGAAAAATATGGCGCCTTCGGGCGAACACTGGTTTGGTACCGATGATTTGGGCAGGGATGTCTTTGTCCGCACCTGGTACGGTGGACGCATTTCACTGGAGATCGGACTGGCCGCCGCTTTGATCGATTTGTGCATCGGCGTATTGTACGGGGGCATCGCCGGTTATCGCGGCGGCAAGGTGGACGAAGTGATGATGCGGATCGTGGATATTTTGTGGGGATTGCCGTATCTGCTCACCGTCGTGTTGCTTCTGGTCGTGCTGGAGCCGGGTTTGGGCACGATCATCATCGCTTTGACCGCGACGGGATGGCTCAATATGGCACGGCTGGTACGGGGTCAAGTGCTGCAACTGAAACAACAGGAGTTCGTGTTGGCCGCGCGTACCCTGGGCGCCGATACCAAACGCCTCCTGTTCAAACATCTGATTCCCAATGCCATGGGACCCATCATCGTCATGCTGACGTTCACGGTACCCAATGCCATTTTCGCCGAGGCGTTTCTCAGCTTTTTGGGGTTGGGGGTGCAGGCCCCGCAAGCCAGTTGGGGTACGATGATCAACGACTCGTTGGTCGTCATTTTTTCGGAAGATTGGTGGCGGCTGTTTTTCCCCGCCTTTTTCCTCAGCTTGACGATGTTGGCATTCAACGTGTTCGGAGACGGTCTGCGTGACGCGCTCGATCCCAAGATGCGGAAGTGA